The sequence TGGACCAGCGTGCATCCTGTCAATAACAGCACAAGTGTCCATCTGTGAAAATGCCTTTCgtcttttttaaacaaactgGAAAAAACAGTTTCCGTCATTCATGAATGGAAAATGAAAGTTACATGAAAGTTTCGGTCTGCGACAGCACTCGCTGTATATCTCAGGGTTAAATATACCTTTACCTGTTGTTTAAAACAACGTAACCTGGGTTGCCCGTTAAGTTATACTACTAATACCACCTAATAATGCAGTAGCATGATAATAGGATCGATAATTATCTATAATTGATAAACACATGCCATTAGTAAAAGCACACAACGTGCTGCTGAAGACCAACCACAAGATGTCAGCAGCTAGCTGTGTTTCTTCTTAAGCTTCAGCGATTttgtttacaaaaacaaaatacatgataataataaaaaaatgaatataactTTACTAAGTAATATTGTTTACATCTAACAATGTAGGCCTAAATGAGGCGATTAATGCAGtataaatgacagaaaattgCACTAAGAacgtttaaaataactgtaggTCTTTTTGAGGTCCCCCATGATGTTTCCtctaagaagaagaagaaaaaaaaaaaaacatttactttgCAGGTaactaaaattatttattatttataagttAATTTAATCTCTCACTCCAGTCAAAGCATGCAGTAAACATTCTACTGTGATGATTCACACATTAGCCACCCAGATTCTGCAAAGCATGTGAAAGGGACACCAGTACAGTAGACTTTAAACTTATATGCTCCCAtattgtgtgagtgtgtgtgtatatatattataaatatataatatatatttatgatatatattattttgtctCTTACAGAAAAATTATTATAAGCTTATCAGTACTACTGAATTGTTACTACTGAATTGTTTAATACAAGAGAGTTAATCGGAGGTTAAATCACTTAAACCTTCGAAAAACTGTTGAAAATGTGTTTCCTGAGAAGATAAATAATAGCCAATCTCTCATGCTTTGCTGTTGATATACACAGTTTCTGTGGACAACATTAATGCCTTTGTCTAGAAATAAGCCACAAAGCATCATGTGACCGAAGTGGTGCAAAAAAGTGGCTCTACATCTTCTTTTCTATGATCTTATCTTGGTGACTTTTAGGCTTTTTGCAGTTTTCCACATATTATATACAAAGATAAAAGTAAACAAGTTGTAAAGTTGAGACATTTAATGTAACACTTCATTTTCATAGTATCTATGTAATTAAGTGATACTGGTTGCATAAAAATAtgtacaatataaatataaaatagaaaacagttaaatatatatatttcaataacAGAAACAGtgatttttgttaaaaaagttCTTATCTCATACTGTATGTCAACCTTTCAGTTTTACTAACGCTTCCCTTTGTTGTGTCTTCTTATTTGTGGACCAAGAAATAAAGCGTCAAAGAGGATTCAAACCGAGAGTAGGTTATCGCAGCACTAACTGCAATGCAGGGGAAAGCCATTCATGAGAATGTTTGTGAAATAACATTCTCACCAGGGTTCTTATGTCAGCTTAAACTGTGGTCGGTAAGGGCAGCTGTAAAATGTGAAGCGTAGGTCATAACCCATTTTTAGTATAagaacattttcttagaaaaaaacatgtggCATTTTTGTGCCGAGGAAAGGTGGTAGCCGTTTATGTTGACtggaacataaaataaaagtaaagtcAATGAAACCAGGTcagttaattaatatatttagttGAACTGAAGCTGGGCAACATTTACATGAGAATCTATTTGTGCCAATGGATTATTTGTTTTGaaaatttaagaaaataataaaaggCCTGAAAAATTATAtcactgaactggtgcattgttttattttaattattttttgacattattttattatgatttttttatgctGATGGAATGTACAGCTTTACCTCAAATCCGATGATTTATTACAAAACTAGGTGGCATACCTAAAAATCAATGAACCATTGAACTTTCAGAAACATCCCACTCAATTGCTGAAATGAATCAGTAAGACTGGCACTTATTTGTGTAACTGACTTGTTAAATCTTTGTcagttaaataaaatgtatatatatggaAGCCTACGCACGGCAACAGAAAAGCTTTTGCGCAtctggtagcttttctttgtttGACACTGGGGTTTTTTTTGTGCCAGTGTTTTTTCATACCATTTCGCACGTTCTTGTCGGGTTCAGAACATCAGCAGTGTTCCTTAATTTTTCAGAGACAAAAGTTGTGACCCTATTTTGCCTCCTGAGCGGTACATGCGAGAACCATTTTGTCTCAAAACTTGCTGTGTGATTCATTTCAAAGAGGAACTGCAATGCCACACTACCAATTGTGAACCATTGAACTCTCAAATCTCACAGTTGCCCACTCAGTTTCTCATGAGAAAATTTCTCCCTAAAAAAATGAAACCTGTTTGCTATAGACCATTTGCTATACTCATTTGTTCATTGATTGTAGTGATCATGACTGATCAGTGCCATGGTTTTGAAGTAGGATGCTAAATCATAAATGGCTCAGAAGAACGGTAGGCAAAGGCTTATCTAAAATCTGTTTTTCTTCATATTTGGGTTTAGGAGTTTACATATACAGTGTTTCAAGTGTTTTGTTTATGCTACAATATTCTTTAGAAAACCAAATGAGACTGATTATTGTACGAAAATTTATTACTTGCAATACATACacaagtaaatatataaaaacatttattttaactttgtaTCTAAGAATAGCATAAGCATaacaaaaaaattcacaatGTTCACAATAGCCACTAAATGGCTATGTAATTAACACATACTATAGATTAATAATGCTTTCTAGATTACTGAAAATTACTGTGAAAAATGTGTCCATATATGCTTACATTGCTTCCGATTTGCTTGAATTGTTCTTGTAAATTAAGTAATATGTTTACCaatgcataatttatttttatgacgtaaattattaaatatagaaATGTATAGAACAATACTCAAAATTTGTATTACTTAGCAAACATACacaagtaaatataaaaaaggaACCAGTTATATTAAAGTTGTATCTAATAGTATAACAAAACAATTTCTGAGCATGCACAATTGTCACTAACTGTCAAAATGTTTACATAAATGCATTGTTTGCAATTTATTTAAAAggaatttattttaatgaatcttGTACACTGAGTAATATGTTCACCAATATATAATCCATTTTAAATTTaggaaattaaatataaaaatgtataataatgctcAGTATGATTAATTGATATTTTAGCAAATGCTTAACTACAGATTTTAAGTACATGTCAGATTCACTTGTAGTTTCACTGATAAAGAAAGAGCGCATTGTGAAAACATTTCACTGTGAAAAGCAGATTTCACTCCTTCTGAGTAAGTGAGAAAAGCCGTCCGCGGGTCGATGTATTACCAGAATAAGTGTCAGAAGTTCCGTTTgagaaagaagaggagatgtAGTTCTGGTGTACGTCTCCTTGACCCAGGCAGCCCAGACACATGACCAAGGCTCTGCGCCTGAAATACTGATCCAGAAAAAAGTAGATGGCTGGATTTACACAACTGTTGAGAAATGCCAGGCAGCAGGACAGCGTGAGTCCACTAAGTATGATCGACCTTGTGTGCCTGCTAAGATCTCCTGTGCTCATCAGCGAGATGACCTGGATTGTCTTGAACAAATTGAAAGGTAGCCAGGAGATCAGAAAAGCCGCAATTATGGCGAACACGATCTTGAGAGAATGTCGTCGTCTGGCTTCTGCACGTGAGTTTGTGGCAATATGACAGTGACGCCGCAGGTTAACCAAAATCGAACCATAACAGAGGCCTAGAATCAGTACGGGGAGCAGGAAGGTTAGAAATATAGTCAGGAGATTCATTCCTTGGACAAAAGAGGATTTTGAATCCTCCGAACACAACATATCGTCTGTCAACCGACGGTACACCAATGATGGAATTCCaaggaagaaagaaattatCCACACCATGCTACAGGTGATATGCACACACTTGCTGCTCCGTAGAAACTGAGAGTCCATGAGACGCACGACAGCCAAGTACCGGTCCACGCTCATGCAGGTGAGGAAGAAAATGTTGGAAAAGCGGTTGACCGCAATGATGAAGCTGCTGATCTTGCACAAGATCTCACCGAAGGGCCACTCATCATAATGTGCCGAAAGCGCCCACAATGGCAACGTGAGAACAAACACAAGGTCGGCTAATGCCAAGTTCAGCACGAAGGTGTCCACAAGACGTCCATTTTTCTGACGCCTTTTGCCAATGACCGCAATGACAAACAGGTTCCCCAAGCAGCCAATGAAGAACATGATGAAGTACAGCACAGGAATGTAGACCTTGGACATAGGCAGCGATATCAGATCGGTTGGGCTGTAGTAGTCAGCATATTCATCTGTGGAGTTCAATGGAAAATCAAGATCGTCGTAATTGCTTGTGGAGCTCATTGCAACTTCAGTGAGTGCCATCTCTGTACTGCTTGCCATCTGTGCACAAGTGATGGGCACAGCAGAGAAAACCTAACACGTCACATGCTTAGAAACCACAAACTGCAATaacatgctctctctctctatttcctTTAAAACGTTTAAATTTATCACTAAGAGGTGCATTTTCACAAACATACAGTTCTGAAATGTGAATCACTggtattttaagtttttatcTGTATCAtgtcaatataaaaaaaagttagagGGACTTGATTTACTGCTTATTGGGTCATCACCAGTGTATTTGCTTTTTAAACTCTTTGAAAATAACTGACTGAGAATCTAACATAattgtatatataatgttaaaGCAGTTTTCtcacatgcagttacttcctctAAGCAAGACTAAGAGAAAAAGCACCATGCAagcagtatatataaaaaaaagaagtgagaaaaaaagtacCAGATGGTTGGTgagattcattttttaaatcaactgtGTCTCAAACGGATAAAAAGGGTGTGAAAGGTGCAGAGCTTATTTGAGAAGTTTACTGAGCTGTTGTGGTTTCCTGGTGTTTACAGGGGTACCacatattttacacatttattttttttggactTGAGACAGGTTAAAGTTCAAAATATACTTTTATGGCCTACAGTCACAAGTAAAGTAGGAATAGTTAAAATGACAGTGCAAAGGTGTGATCACATTagcaaaatgtcattaaaatttCACAGGCAAACCAAGGTTGATTGTATATTGTCAATATTGCAGTGATGTATGAAGCACAACTCAAACAGAAGtaactttcatttttgcattATTGTTACTCATGCATTGACCAACAGATATCTGCTGGTTTGAATCACTTCCGGCATCAGAGCGCGTTTTCACACCTCACAACCGATTGTTTTGTGTCTTATGACaacaatgtgtcgtcacgagcgcagggtttaatttggatttgtctgtgcatgtttttttaactcttatagatggtgttccccattgacatgcattatacgactgacagacggcagcggttggagttaaaaatcatcatttgtgttctactgaagaaacaaagtcacctacatcccCTGAggataagcagataaacatcaaattttcatttttgggtgaactatatccctttaacattataaagggacgagaatactttttgtgtgccaaaaataacaaaatagcaactttattccacaatatctagtgatggccgatttcagaacactgcttcatgaagctttgaagctttacgaatcatttgtttcgaatcagtgatttagAGCGtcaaaaatcacatgatttcagtaaatgaggcttcgttatgtcgtaagtgttttgaaacttcaatagttcacgtgactttagtagtttgatacatgctatgaaccactgattcgaaaaaaaaaaaaaaaagattcgtaaagcttcgaagcttcatgaagcagttttgaaatggcccatcactagatattgttgattaaagtcgctattttgttatttttggcacacaaaaagtattctcgtcactttataacattaagattgaaccactgtagtcacatgaactgttttaaatatgtctttagtagctttctgggcattgaaaaagggagtgttactGCTGGCGATGCAgacctcactgagtcatcggattttatcaaaaatatcttaatttgtgtaccGAAAATGAAAGAAGgtcgacatgagggtgagtaataaatgacaaaataaatgacaaaattttcatttttgggtgaactaaccctttaaagggatagttcatgcaaaaataaaaattctgtcatttactcaccttcatgttgttccaaacctgtatgagtttctttcttctgttgtacacaaaagaagatattttgaagaatgttggtaaccaacgagttgatgggccccactgacttccatagtaattttttttcctactatggaagtcaaagggtaccgtcaactgtctggttaccaacattcttcaaaatatcttcttttgtgtacaacagaacaaagaaactcatacaggtttggaaaaacttGTGGGTAAGTAAGTAATGtcaaaattttcatttctgtgtggattatccctttaaggcagGTAAATGAACAGAAACGCAAACAAAGAAGTGTGATCATTTCACAACTAATCTTATACCTTTTTATCAGTATAAGAAAATCTGAGGTGAACTCCAGTGATTCAGCTGCGTACTGCTAAAATTCTTGCATATGTAATTagattttaatcaatttttgATAAAAGTTTCCTTTTAAAATTTTATctcctttaaaaatgtaattttaaggttatattttactcataatGTCTGTTTGGATGCTTACAcctgttgtatttttttttttccagattgTTTTTGCAAGGACTAGCTTTTGATGTGGTTTCTGTAGTACCTTGTAGTGTTTATCACGCACTGGGTTTAGAGGCGGTTACATAGTGGTTAGAGATGATGGCGGTAACCTGGTGGGACGAAGATTTCCTGTGCTGATCATTGTGCAAGTCAGCAGAGAGACTGTCTCCTCTGCCAAAATTATGTGAAGACACTTTAAggataaattaaattaacaataaaattaaatgtataaattaaaaattaaatacaaatttttattcatgataaaatataaaaccactGTGTTTGCTACTGCATATTTGTAAAAATTCTATATGCAGCCAACATGGCGATGCACTTGTTGAAGTTAAAAGGAATAGTTTTGTCAACAATCTGTAAGCTGttcattaaacaataaaaagaaTTAAGATTTAAGAAGAATTAAGAATTATTGATTATTTCTACCTTTCATTGATGTTTCTGTTGACTATATTAAGTTTTTGAGGTGTTCTATAAAATATGAGACAGATGATAAAATAATCACGAtatcattataaaataaataatttaaaaccaaTGATAATTTATGTTAAAACCAAGATTTTACTTGacttataattaataatagatGTTTGATTAGGCCTGTCTTAGGTTTCACATATGGGTTGTTATTCTCTAATAATTCAATGGCAAGATACAAAGTTAGTGCAAACTTCAACACATAATAACTATTGCTTTGACTATCAAATCTCATCACTTTATATTTATCaactttaaaaataacaataaatgacAATTCTGCAAAACAGATGGTGTATAAAGATGCTTTTGAATACTTTaccattgttttttgttgttgttgttgttgttgtttttgatgACCTTTACAcagatatttaaattatttcaaGATTGAGGGACTCCGTGGTGCATTGAAGGTTACGTTTGCCTTTAGATGGTAATCGTTTTGTAAAATCTGACATCTTTCCAGCACTGGAAACTTCATGACCTATTTTTTATGCAAAGATGCATAATTTTTATGCTGTCTATACAAACCTTTCTGcattaaagaccccctgtggtgaaaatcaagtttttaatgttgtttatatgtttatgtgatgttttaatatgctttaagacaaaccatgtgcaaattcataagtcagcaccattgctgagtattttatgttttaaactgCAGTAAATCAAAACCCCCCGGTTTGAAATCGTGGGTGTTTGCGATATGTCacagactaccttgtaaccaatcacaacaacgtaccggcaggctttagcatatcattaactatgagcgctctgaagcaggaaagtctcgagagaagccaggttatcccagtAAATTTTCTGTTGATgtgaaaaattgtgtagattttttaatatagtgagtctattacgatgttatgatgaactatatatacctttctccactgatgttctgagttgttcaaagcgtttgtaaggatactgaatgttagaaggcagctgtctgagtCTGTCTGAGATAAAGAACAGGAATGGTGTGtataacattagcaacacattattagctgtttgataacgtagtcatGCAAAAGGCtatttatattaattcatattaattaatgacagaacggCCGCAAGGGCTGTGCCAAGTGTGTGTGCGCATAGGAGCTCGCGACAAAGTAAAGTGACAGCTGACTTGAAGTAAAGCCAataaagttcatgtttttgtccttcgaaatattttaatactataaaacataGTTAAAACAATATTGCTCTGTGCGTGTGAGAGCTATTCAGTCCattataaattctgattttggcCGCCTCTGGAATGGATCAAACAATAGATATTAGCCTACCTGATAAGTTCAAGTAAATGCGCTGGAAATCCGTGCTCATTCAAGGTTgtgcatttattttatgtagcctatatccacaacacaaacaacaaattgcTCGTCACTATAGCAACAGTATACTCTCCGAGTTGGCGTGAGTGAGTGGAGgaggggctaatttgcatattcattgatcggtgtatattaaatgaggcaagggtgtagagttacattcaagctattttaaggcatgaagaattttttttcaattggaatttctttaaaatatgtaattttggtgatcaaaggtgagttttaagggatacaattgactacagggggactttaagtaGAGAGAGCAaaattaaattatgtaaataaaaataaaataaaataaaaacttccTTTAATACACTAGCATACTAGACTTGTTTTCACGTCTCCGACTCCTTGCACGATATTATGTTATGatctcaaaacacttttactaAAGTCCATGATTATAAACAAATAACGTTACATTTTGAACTTTGCATCATTTTTCGAATGTAAcaagcttgctcggtagctcaaCTGGTACGGAAATGTAGGCCTACTTAGGATACGGAAGCCTTGGGTACGAATCCCGTGAAACATGATTCACGATAAACAAGCTCAAAGATGAGAGATCAAAAATAAGCTAAAACATCATGCTTATGGTTGCGTTTTGtgacatttgcttttgttaacactatcgggtaggtttaCGTGTAATGTTGATGGTACGTTACGTAACTTAATGTAGCATTAcacttttagcgccactcaccTGACATTTCAAATCAGAACTACGGCGATACGTACAAAACCAACGTAGGCCTAATAAAAAAAACGTTCATCTGTTTCGGAAAAAACTGAACACGCTTTTAGTGCCACTCAGTGAGCATTTCACATTGAAACTCTCACAAAACGTAAATGGTTTTTGTTTTGCACGTTTTCCCACAGGTATAGCCTTCGTGACAGCTACGTGAGATATAAAGTATTAGCGAATGAGAATGTCATTATATTATACTATGTCATAGTGGCTTAACATGTTGAACTACTTT comes from Chanodichthys erythropterus isolate Z2021 chromosome 6, ASM2448905v1, whole genome shotgun sequence and encodes:
- the gpr25 gene encoding probable G-protein coupled receptor 25 — translated: MASSTEMALTEVAMSSTSNYDDLDFPLNSTDEYADYYSPTDLISLPMSKVYIPVLYFIMFFIGCLGNLFVIAVIGKRRQKNGRLVDTFVLNLALADLVFVLTLPLWALSAHYDEWPFGEILCKISSFIIAVNRFSNIFFLTCMSVDRYLAVVRLMDSQFLRSSKCVHITCSMVWIISFFLGIPSLVYRRLTDDMLCSEDSKSSFVQGMNLLTIFLTFLLPVLILGLCYGSILVNLRRHCHIATNSRAEARRRHSLKIVFAIIAAFLISWLPFNLFKTIQVISLMSTGDLSRHTRSIILSGLTLSCCLAFLNSCVNPAIYFFLDQYFRRRALVMCLGCLGQGDVHQNYISSSFSNGTSDTYSGNTSTRGRLFSLTQKE